The genomic window CCTGCTGGATGAGGTGCAGGGCAAAGGGCTGGGGACCGAGCTGGTGCGCCGCAGCCTGGAGGTGGCCAAGGCGGAACGATTGAAGCGGGTGCTCTCAACCGTGCTGCCGGAAAACCTGGAGATGCGTGCGGTGAACAAGAAGCTGGGGTTCCGCGTGGTCTCCCGGATCGATGAGGACGTGGTGCGGATGGAGCTAGACCTGTAAAGCCGCAAGTCCACCCTCGACATGGTGTCGGATGAGGGTGACGATCAGTGCCTGGGTTCCGACCTGAGTGCGACGGTGAAGGTGGGCAGCTGCAATTCGGGCTTGCCCAACACCTTGTTCACCAACGGCTGCACCATTTCCGACCTGATCAAGAACATCGGGGCGCAGTCGAAGAACCATGGCGAGTTCGTCAGCGGAGTGGCACACCTGACGGACGTGCTGAAGGGCGCGGGACTGTTCAAAGGCGCGGCGAAGGGAGCCATCCAGAGCTGCGCAGCGGGAGCAGCCATTCCATAGGCCATTAGCAAATGGATGAATACGGGGCAGCCCTTGCGGCTGCCCTTTCTTGTGCTGTTCGTGGGCGCCGAGGGCCCTGCGGTATCATAAGAGTTCGTGAGGAAGGAGCCATCATGAGCTGTGGGTCGCCGCAGGTCCCGCCGGAAGCAGGCAGCGATAGCAAGCACAAGGTCTTCTGCGTGAAGTTCCAGCGGGAGATGCCCGGGCTGGACGAGCCCCCGTTCGATACCGACCTGGGGAAGAAGATCTACGAGAACGTGTCCGCCGAGGCGTGGAAGATGTGGGGCGAACATTGCAAGATGATCCTCAATGAGTATCGGCTGAACCCGGCCAACAAGAAGGACCAGGAGCTCATCGTGCAGCAGATGGAGCAGTACTTCTTCGGGGAGGGCGCGGCGCTGCCGCCGGAGTACGTGCCTCCGAAGACGAAGCAATAGGGACCCTCGAAGACCACGTGGCGCGGCCGCCCCCGGCCGCGCTTTCTTCTTGGAGAAAGCAGGTCCCTCACGGGCTGAAGCCCGTTCGGGATGACACTGGGAAATAAGAATGGGGGCTACTTCACAATGAGGAGTTCGGGGGCGATCACGAATTCCAGCTTGGCATGGGCGTCGCGCAGGGCTTGCTCCACCAGTTCCGGAGTGCGCTCGCGGGCGAAGAGGAAGCCGAGGTAGCTGGAACCTTCGGGCAAGGGCACCAGCTTCTGCTGCGGCTTGGCGGTGATCTCCAGGTCCACGATGCCGGGAGTGCCGAGCGCGTACTGCGAGCCACGCACCTCTTCGTAGAAGCCGACCTTGGGGATCGGGATCATCATCACGCCGGAGGCGCGGTCTTCGCGCAGCACGCGGTGGACCTCATAGCCCAGCGCCAGGCGGATGAGCACCTCCTCCAGCGACATCTCCTGTTTGACCAGGGGGAACTTGAAACGCAACGCGCGGGCGCAAAGACCGCCGATGCAGCGGGCAGCGACTTCCATGACATACACGCCGGCGGCGCCCAGGCGGAATTCGGCGTGCACCGGGCCGTGAGCGAGGCCGAGGGCGCGGACCGAGGCATCGAGGGCGCGGGTCACCGCTTCCTGCAGTGGGGCCGCGTGGCGCGAGGGGGTGACGTAGATAGTCTCCTCGAAGTAGGGCCCAGTGAGCGGATCGGGCTTGTCGAAGATGGCGAGAATGTGCAGGCGTCCGCGCTCGACCAGGGCTTCGACCGCGACTTCGGCGCCGGCGATGTACTCCTCCACCTGGATGAACCGGCTGGTCTCCTCGCGCAGGGCTTTGACGTCGCCGGCCGA from Terriglobales bacterium includes these protein-coding regions:
- a CDS encoding oxidative damage protection protein produces the protein MSCGSPQVPPEAGSDSKHKVFCVKFQREMPGLDEPPFDTDLGKKIYENVSAEAWKMWGEHCKMILNEYRLNPANKKDQELIVQQMEQYFFGEGAALPPEYVPPKTKQ
- a CDS encoding ATP-grasp domain-containing protein is translated as GTDRCHVLEDPWRDQALPLHFEDAEGAARQVLDFSARTPIHAVVAVGDRPTPTAARVAEALGLPGHPPEAADLCRDKYRSRERLKAAGLQVPAFQRFHVEEDPAAILPGVTFPCVVKPIALSGSRGVIRADTPEEFVAAFDRVRRLLSAGDVKALREETSRFIQVEEYIAGAEVAVEALVERGRLHILAIFDKPDPLTGPYFEETIYVTPSRHAAPLQEAVTRALDASVRALGLAHGPVHAEFRLGAAGVYVMEVAARCIGGLCARALRFKFPLVKQEMSLEEVLIRLALGYEVHRVLREDRASGVMMIPIPKVGFYEEVRGSQYALGTPGIVDLEITAKPQQKLVPLPEGSSYLGFLFARERTPELVEQALRDAHAKLEFVIAPELLIVK